Within Salvia splendens isolate huo1 chromosome 21, SspV2, whole genome shotgun sequence, the genomic segment actctaagttgataaaatgatacttttgactgataaaatgatatatgttaggtttattgcatagaatgatagttttgccgggtagaatgacactctcagttgataaaatgatacgtttgataaaatgatacttttgactgataaaatgataaaatgataactgACAAGAATTTATTATGCATCCACACGATTATGCAGACTGTcaaaacacaattcaatttactCTATCCAGGTTGAATCTAGTCCATAACCAATCCACATCAATATAAAAGACTCGGACgccatatacatacatacatacatacgtgtaactgaacctcatacatctttatatcatgggaaataagattttacgtatttaaatgagtgaaatttggatacgtaaattttattataagcgaaattcagaaattaaatgagcgaaatgacatatttaccccctgcgctttttttatgaagtaaagctaagtttgaatctagaccacgtgattttaaaaatgtgtggtccagatttagttatagggttattacggaaattggggttatcattataatgcacccctatatatatagggatgtattcatttccttttcctatatttcctccttttatcttcttaatatcagccattagattagagaaatggacggtccagatcaacattgggtaattaatcccgtgttgcattatttgtcctattttgtgcattatgagggtacaatagtaatctaataattgctggaaaccgctacgaataatgtaccacatggtcacgagtaatgcatataattgcctatataatgcacaatatgtgaactgcaatgcatacgaacaagatgtgctgtgttatgatgtttgacacacgtttcttgtttcccctaagggtttaataagcttaggggctagggtatagtacgtagacatgtatgtaatcttcacatggtaacgagtaatgcatataattgactatataatgcacaatttgtgaactgcaatgcatacgaacaagatgtgttgtgttattatgtttgacacacgtttcttgtttcccctaagggtttaataagcttaggggctacggtatagtacgtacgcattaataacaaattataaaacgatacgaataattcaccaaattgtcacgagtaatggatgttattaactatataatgcacaatatgtgaactgcaatgcatacgaataagatgtaccatgttatgatgtttgacacacgtttcttgtttcccctaagggtttaataagcttaggggctagggtatagtacgtagacattactaaatgcacgtatgtaatcttcaatccgttgattaacccatatacacaatacctctaataatgcataatatactgagataatgacaattaacagctacataatgcactacctaaaccaaataatgcacatatgtatattccaataacaacaatttgttagtaatgtctacgtactataccctagcccctaagcttattaaacccttagggaaacaagaaacgtgtgtcaaacatcataacatggtacatcttattcgtatgcattgcagttcacatattgtgcattatatagttaataacatccattactcgtgacaatttggtgaattattcgtatcgttttataatttgttattaatgcgtacgtactataccctagcccctaagcttattaaacccttaggggaaacaagaaacgtgtgtcaaacatcataacacagcacatcttgttcgtatgcattgcagttcacaaattgtgcattatatagtcaattatatccattactcgttaccatgtgaagattacatacgtgtctacgtactataccctagcccctaagcttattaaacccttaggggaaacaagaaacgtgtgtccaaacatcataacatagtacatcttattcgtatgcattgcagttcacatattgtgtattatatagtcaattatatgtattactcgtgaccatgtggtgcattattcgcagataccaaaatgtggcagttacttttccgtcaaatgtcaataataaccttgtaatgcatacaaccaccttctataatgcaacacggaaccagttttatagaatcaatctgatccgttgatgccttagatctaacgcgtaatattaagaaggaaaaatgatctaagatgtgaaaaggagaataacgctcccctatatatatatatatatatatatatatatatatatatatatatatatatatataggtccatgatcaattgagattttttaggctaattgagaaatgagatgcaacatcagccactcatttttattaaatgagggGTCTAGATTTtgccacaaaaaaatatttttagattaatttattatgaaagggtataatggtaaatttagttgaaaacaaatgaaaactaaCTTCTCCCCtcccattcttcttcccttacgCCTCCACCTTCTGCTCATCTCCTCCTCCACTCTTTTCCGACCCTTCTCGCTGATGCTCCGCCTCAAATCACGGCAACGCTCCTCCTCACCCCGTCACCAGCTCCTTCCTCGTCGGAGACGCCTCCGGAGGTGGAATCCCTAGCTCGTCGTCCAACGCCTCGAGCAGATAGCCTAGATCCGGCCGCGATTCGCCGGAATCTGACACCAATTCGACGATTCCTTCCTCAACCTCTCCGGATTCGCCGCAATCCGACGCCGATTCGACGATTCTTTCCTCAGCCGCTCCGGATCCGTGACTGGAAGTGGGAGATGTAGTGATTTCCTCCTCGAAACTCTTCATGAATGAGTCGAGGTCGTGGATGGAAGTGCAGAGATCGGAATCCTCGTCGATTCCGTCCAACAGATCCTCCCTCAGCCTCTCCACCTCCGGTGAGTCAATCTCCTCCGACTCCGTCTCCGTTTCTGTTATGGAATTATCAATTAAGCTATTGCATAGTTGTATACTATGATGCTTAGAGAAGATTAAgtcaaatagttgttattttttaattacaattaatgtttttgagttgttgacaatATATACAAGCTtttgacaagctgttgacatttgatatacaagctgatacattttactataagttgttgacatttgatatataaGCCGGTGACACTATGAcaactatggtgcatatcgtgtcaacgacacatacatgtcatgtcaactacggtacatatcgtgtcaactacacatacaagccatgtcaactgtgttacaagccatgtcaattacacgtacaaccatgtcaattgcacatagaaaccatgtcaacaacaattataagtcatgtcaactagacatacaagccatgtcaacaatccgacacattaaaacacgaaatgacacttatacccccgtgttgacataatgtgataactgttgacatttagttaatcttgtggattagtggctgatattgcatctcatttctcaatttagctaaataatctcaacctaacaggaccatatatatatatatatatatatagcattAATCTCCTTTTCATCTATtagatccttttctcttcttaATATTATAAGTTAGATCTAATGCAttaacggatcagattgattctacaAATCTATATCCATGTTGCATTATAGAGGGTGGTCATATGCATTACAGGGGTAATGTAGACATTTGACGGAAACatgaaccgccatattttggTATATGCGAATTTTACGGGATTTGAAACCATCCGCCTCTTCTTCTTTCCTCATTCATTACGCACACAACCAAAACCACTCCATCCACTCCCTCCACTACCGCAAACCCTAGTTTTCACTCCCTGCCACCGCATTCGAAGAAATAGCAGCCGTGCACCAAAAATCTGCGACAACTAGCTACCGGCATTACCAGCTGCTCCTACACACCGACTCCTATCGACTAGGTATGTTTCAAAAGGGATGTGGGCGTGTTTTTTCCATGATTTTGCATACCCGAATTGttaaaattgaaacttttaGTATGCCGAGGTGCAGAAATTTCTGAAATAACTTGTTCTTTGTTTATGTTTTTCTCTGAATCTGTAGTGTAGAAATTGGGTTCGGTTCAATAAACATCAATTTCGGTATCTTATGTTTTTTTGGTGTCTTCAGATCCAAAATGACTAAGAGGGGTCGACCGCTCTCTCAAGCATCAGAGGCCGCAGGTAAAATTTGCATCGGACTTAATCAATTCAGTATCTTATTTGTCGATTGTGTGAAAGGATATTAGCAACTCTGTTGAATCCGCATTATCCATGTTGTGTGGTGTGGTCACTACACACACGAAAGAGTTCATAAGTGCATATCTATTGGATGCATTGTGGAAATGTAATAAtgcattttttgttgtaatgtttGCATTATGTATACAGTTTAATACATTGTGTGTGTCACACATGTACGATTTCATTCTGGAGCATAATTTATATAGGCTATACATTATCGGACATAATTTATGCATTATGGTAACCAAATTTTCCATTATGCAGtttgtaattttctttatatgcagtatattatgcattatgggAGGTATTGTGTCTATGGCTTAATCAACTCGATTTCAatttacatatgtgcattattgggtttaggcagtgcattatgcaGTTTGTAATTTTCATTATATGCACTATATTATGTATTATGGGAGGTATTGTGTGTATGGCTTAATCAACTCAATTTCAatttacatatgtgcattattgggtttaggcagtgcattatgcagtttgtaattttcattatatgcagtatattatgcattatgggAGGTATTGTGTCTATGACTTAATCAACTCAATTTCAacttacatatgtgcattattgggTTCAGGCAGTGTATTATGCAATATGTAATTGTCATTATatgcagtatattatgcattattggGGGTATTGTGTCTCTGACTTAATCAACTCAATTTCATCttaaatatgtgcattatttaccCGAGtctgtgcattatgtatcaagtAGTTGTCATTGTTTGCAATCTAGTAGGCATTTTGATAATTATTGCGTAGATGGGTGAATTGCTGCTTACCACATCTCAAAAGTTTGCTTGTACATTATTTGTTTGaaactgtacattatttatgtgGTACTGTTCCATAATTGTCATTTATTATGCAATATTCGACTGACTCTGTACATTTTGGTTGTAGTAGTAAATATTATTTAGCtgatattatgcattataagaTTTCATGCGTACGTGGTTGAAAGGGTATTAACGAGAGTTCAAAAAAATGTTTAGTATTActcatttgtgcattattttaaAGAATATGTGCATTCT encodes:
- the LOC121784082 gene encoding uncharacterized protein LOC121784082 — protein: MRKEEEADETETESEEIDSPEVERLREDLLDGIDEDSDLCTSIHDLDSFMKSFEEEITTSPTSSHGSGAAEERIVESASDCGESGEVEEGIVELVSDSGESRPDLGYLLEALDDELGIPPPEASPTRKELVTG